One Desulfobacterales bacterium DNA segment encodes these proteins:
- a CDS encoding AEC family transporter, whose amino-acid sequence MNIGNTIIPIFFVIALGWVARKMNWIPDTFVDPANRLVYYLAIPAMIFKAIYRTPLKTNIDITVLAITLTSVCVTALLAWFASKFMKVQFARGTFIQSSMHGNLGYIGFAVAFYYLGREGLVKASLIAAFLMILQNFISVVALQLYSGDTGKNQRSIWFMAEKIMSNPVIVSAMIGIFFSLTGLKIPSVINRILEIISSFALPLALLIIGATLSFKVVRARPLLLCASLFLN is encoded by the coding sequence GTGAATATAGGAAATACAATTATTCCGATATTTTTCGTAATTGCTTTGGGATGGGTCGCACGGAAAATGAACTGGATTCCGGATACATTCGTAGATCCGGCAAATCGTCTGGTATACTATCTGGCAATACCGGCAATGATTTTCAAGGCAATTTACAGAACCCCGTTGAAAACGAACATCGATATTACGGTTCTGGCCATCACCCTGACAAGTGTGTGCGTCACGGCGCTTCTGGCATGGTTTGCCAGTAAATTCATGAAAGTTCAGTTCGCCCGCGGCACCTTTATTCAGAGCTCCATGCATGGAAATCTCGGATATATCGGCTTTGCAGTTGCATTTTATTATCTTGGCCGGGAAGGATTAGTCAAGGCAAGCCTGATTGCCGCTTTTCTGATGATTTTACAGAATTTTATTTCAGTTGTTGCGCTTCAATTGTATTCCGGGGATACGGGAAAGAATCAGCGAAGCATCTGGTTTATGGCTGAAAAAATCATGAGCAATCCAGTGATTGTTTCCGCAATGATCGGAATTTTTTTTTCCCTGACCGGTCTGAAAATTCCTTCGGTCATCAATCGGATACTGGAAATTATCAGTTCGTTCGCTCTGCCTCTGGCACTGTTAATTATCGGTGCGACGCTGTCTTTTAAGGTCGTCAGGGCACGACCGCTGCTCCTGTGCGCATCCCTGTTTTTAAATTGA